TCGAACCAGGCGCAAGGCGTCTGTCGAACCCTATCACTATAGTGGCGTCACTGGCACCCCGCCGTTTGCGCCCCTTCGGTATTGCTCTCCGTGCTTTCGACCCGGCAGCCGCATTTCGGTTGCGTCAGCCTCTGTTCGTGTTCATCAAAGCTGCACTTGCCTGGCGCATCCTGCATCATCGGATGTCGAATCGTCGCAAATGCGCCTGACTGCGGTCAGGACCCCGTCAAGCCTGAGGCCTTTATGAGTACCAACCTCGACCAGCTCACCGATTGGTTGAAAGAGCACAAGATCACCGAAGTCGAATGCATGATGTCGGACCTGACCGGCATCACTCGCGGCAAGATCTCGCCGACCAACAAGTTCATCGCCGAAAAGGGCATGCGCCTGCCGGAAAGCGTTCTGCTGCAGACCGTGACCGGCGACTACGTCGAAGACGAGATCTATTACGAACTGCTGGACCCGGCGGATATCGACATGATCTGCCGCCCCGATCCCAACGCCGTCTACCTGGTGCCCTGGGCCATCGAGCCCACCGCGCAGGTGATCCACGACACCTACGACAAACAGGGCAACCCCATCGAGCTGTCGCCGCGCAACGTGCTCAAGAAGGTGCTCAAGCTCTACGCCGACCAGGGCTGGCAGCCGATCGTCGCGCCGGAGATGGAGTTCTACCTGACCAAGCGCAGTGACGACCCCGACTACCCCTTGCAGCCGCCGGTCGGCCGTTCCGGGCGTCCGGAAACCGGTCGTCAGTCGTTTTCCATCGAGGCTGCCAACGAATTCGACCCGCTGTTCGAAGACGTCTACGACTGGTGCGAACTGCAGAACCTGGATCTCGACACGCTGATCCATGAAGACGGCACGGCGCAGATGGAAATCAACTTCCGTCATGGCGATGCCCTGTCGCTGGCCGACCAGATCGTGGTGTTCAAGCGCACCATGCGCGAGGCGGCGCTCAAGCACAATGTGGCCGCCACCTTCATGGCCAAGCCCATGACCGGCGAGCCTGGCAGCGCCATGCACCTGCACCAGAGCATCATCGACATCCAGACCGGCAAGAACATCTTCGCCAACGAAGACGGCAGCATGAGCACGCTGTTCCTGCAGCACGTCGGCGGCCTGCAGAAGTACATCCCCGAGACGCTGCCGCTGTTCGCGCCCAACGTCAACTCGTTCCGCCGCTTCCTGCCCGACACTTCGGCACCGGTGAACGTCGAGTGGGGCGAGGAGAACCGCACCGTGGGCCTGCGCGTGCCGGACGCCGGGCCGCAGAACCGCCGGGTCGAGAACCGCCTGCCGGGCGCTGACGCCAACCCTTACCTGGCCATCGCCGCGAGCCTGCTGTGTGGCTTCATCGGCATGGTCGAAGGCATCAACCCCAGTGCGCCGGTGCAGGGGCGTGGTTATGAACGCCGCAACCTGCGCCTGCCGCTGACCATCGAGGACGCCCTGGAGCGCCTCGAAAACAGCAAGACCATCGAGAAATACCTGGGCAAGAAGTTCATCGTGGGCTATGTCGCGGTCAAGCGCGCCGAGCACGAGAATTTCAAACGCGTGATCAGTTCGTGGGAGCGCGAGTTCCTGCTGTTCTCGGTCTGATCACCGCCCTCCTGAAGCGCGATTTCGGTCGCCAAACGTGTTGTCGGGCGCCCCGCCAGGGCGCCCGAACAGGCAAGGCACGGCACCGTGAGAAGGGCCGGCCCAAAGGAGTGTTCCAATGAGCGTCAAGAATCCGCAAACCCTCGAATGGCAGAACCTCAGCCATCAACATCACCTGGCCCCATTCAGCGACTACAAGCAGTTGAAGGAGAAAGGTCCGCGCATCATCACGCGGGCCGAGGGCGTCTACCTGTGGGACAGCGAGGGGCAGCAGATTCTTGATGGCATGGCCGGGCTGTGGTGCGTCGCGGTGGGCTATGGCCGCGAAGAACTGGTCGAGGCTGCCAGCCGGCAAATGCGCGAGCTGCCGTACTACAACCTGTTCTTCCAGACCGCTCACCCGCCAGCCCTCGAACTGGCCCGTGCCATTGGCCAGTTGGCGCCAGCAGGCATGAACCACGTGTTCTTCACCGGTTCCGGTTCCGAAGGCAATGACACCATGCTGCGCATGGTGCGCCATTACTGGGCGATCAAGGGTAAGCCGAACAAGAAGACCATCATCAGCCGCGTCAACGGCTACCACGGCTCCACCGTGGCCGGCGCCAGCCTGGGCGGCATGACCTACATGCACGAGCAGGGCGACCTGCCGATTCCGGGCGTGGAGCACATTGCGCAGCCGTACTGGTTCGGCGAGGGCGGCAACATGAGCCCTGACGAGTTCGGTGTCTGGGCCGCCGACCAGCTGGAGAAGAAGATTCTCGAACTGGGCGAAGAGAACGTCGCGGCCTTCATTGCCGAGCCGATCCAGGGCGCCGGCGGGGTGATCGTGCCGCCGGACAGCTACTGGCCGCGCATCAAGGAAATCCTCGCGCGTTACGACATCCTGTTCGTCGCCGACGAAGTGATCTGCGGCTTCGGGCGTACCGGCGAATGGTTCGGCAGCGACTACTACGGCCTCAAGCCGGACATGATGACCATCGCCAAGGGCCTGACCTCCGGCTACGTGCCGATGGGCGGCCTGGTGGTACGCGACGAAATCGTCGCGGTGCTCAACGAGGGCGGCGACTTCAACCATGGCTTCACCTATTCCGGCCATCCGGTGGCGGCGGCGGTGGGGCTGGAAAACATCCGCATCCTGCGTGAGGAAGGCATCGTCGAGCGGGTCAAGGCGCAAACGGCACCGTATTTGCAGAAACGCCTGCGTGAACTGAGCGACCACCCGCTGGTGGGTGAAGTGCGCGGGGTCGGGATGCTGGGCGCCATCGAGCTGGTTCGTGACAAGGCCACCCGGGAGCGTTATACCGGCAAGGCGGCAGGCATGATTTGCCGAACCTTCTGCTTCGAGAACGGCCTGATCATGCGTGCGGTGGGCGATACCATGATCATTTCGCCGCCGCTGGTGATCAGCCTTGCGCAGATCGACGAGCTGGTGGAAAAGGCACGGCAGTGCCTGGACCTGACCCTGGCCGAACTGCAGCACTGATTGCGCAATTGGGGGGAGGTGGGAGCGCATTTGCTCCCATCGAAGATGAAATTGCGACTGTATGTGGCCTGAAAGCCCCGGTCAGCTTGTAAGCCCGCCCGGTAACTTGCCAGACTACCAGCACAGTGGCCAATGGCTGCTTAACAACGACAACCTGGAGCTGTACGCATGAAAAAATTCGGCAAGACCCTCCTCGCCTTGTCCATGGCGGGCATGATGACCGCGACCGCGCAAGCGGACGATAAAGTGCTGCACGTCTACAACTGGTCCGACTACATCGCGCCAGACACCGTGGCCAAGTTCGAAAAAGAGTCGGGCATCAAGGTGGTCTACGATGTGTTCGACAGCAACGAGACCCTGGAAGCCAAGCTGCTGGCCGGCAAATCCGGCTACGACATCGTCGTGCCCAGCAACAACTTCCTGGCCAAACAGATCAAGGCGGGTGTCTACCAGGAGCTGGACAAGTCCAAGCTGCCGAACTGGAAAAACCTCGACCCCGACCTGCTCAAGGCCGTGGGTAATGCCAGCGACCCAGGCAACAAGCACGCGTTCCCCTACATGTGGGGCAGCATCGGCATCGGCTATAACCCCGAGAAGGTCAAGGCTGCACTGGGCGTCGACAAGATCGACTCCTGGGACGTACTGCTCAAGCCCGAGAACATCGCCAAGCTCAAGAGCTGCGGCGTGAGCTTCCTCGACTCGCCGACCGAAATGATCCCGGTGGCCCTGCACTACCTGGGTTACCCGACCAATACCGAAGACAAGAAGCAGCTGGCCGCGGCCGAGGACCTATACCTCAAGATTCGTCCTTCGATCACCTACTTCCACTCGTCCAAGTACATCTCTGACCTGGCCAACGGCAACATCTGCGTCGCCGTCGGTTATTCCGGCGACATGGAGCAGGCCAAGGCGCGTGCCCACGATGCCGGCGACAAGGTCAAGGTTTCCTACACCATTCCGAAGGAAGGTGCTGGCAGCTTCTACGACATGGTCGCGATTCCGAAGGACGCCGAGAACGTCGAAGCAGCCTACAAGTTCATGAACTTCCTGCTGCAGCCTGAAGTGATGGCCGAGATCACCAACGCCGTGCGCTTCCCGAACGGCAACCAGGCGGCCACGCCACTGGTCGACAAGGACATCTCTGGCGACCCGAGCATCTACCCACCGGCGGATGTGAAGGCCAAGCTGTATGCCATTTCCGACCTGCCAGCCGCGACCCAACGCCTGCTGACCCGCAGCTGGACCAAGATCAAGTCCGGGAAATAAAACGGTCATGTAGAGCATGGATGCTGCGGGGCCAACCGGCCGCGCAGCATCCGGCAGACCTTTTCGCAACGCGCCGGGTGGGACCGGGCATTGCGAAATGTGACCGATACTTATCGAAATCTTTTGCTGGATGAACGCATAGCAGGTAAGTTGCGCGCCGGTTTTTTTCTACGGAGATCTCCGCACCCTTCCCGAAGGGCAGGCCCACTGCAAAAAAGGACTGATGCTTTGTCTACTTCCACACTGTTCAAGGCCGTACTGGCCTGTGCCGGTTTGACCCTGGCCCTCGGCGCTCAGGCCGAATCCTCCGTGCGCATCTACAACTGGTCTGACTACATCGGCGAGACCACCCTGGCGGACTTCCAGGCGGCCACCGGCATCAAGCCGGTCTACGATGTGTTCGATTCCAACGAAACCCTCGAAGGCAAGCTGCTGGCCGGGCGTACCGGTTATGACGTCGTCGTGCCCAGCAACCATTTTCTCGGCAAGCAGATCAAGGCGGGCGCGTTCCAGAAGCTCGACAAGTCGCTGCTGCCCAATTACCAGAACCTCGACCCCGTACTGCTCAAGCGCCTGGAAAAGAACGACCCGGGCAACCAGTACGCGGTGCCTTACCTGTGGGGCACCAACGGCATCGGCTATAACGTCGACAAGGTCAAGGAAGTACTGGGCGTCGACAAGATCGATTCCTGGTCGGTGCTTTTCGAACCTGAAAACATCAAGAAACTCTCCAGTTGCGGCGTCGCCTTCCTCGACTCGGCCGACGAGATGATCCCCGCAGTGCTCAACTACCTGGGGCTGGACCCCAACAGCACCAACGAAGCCGACTACAAGAAGGCCGAGGAAAAACTCCTGCAGATCCGGCCCTACGTGACCTACTTCCATTCGTCCAAGTACATCTCCGACCTGGCCAACGGCAATATCTGCGTGGCCGCCGGCTTCTCTGGCGACGTTTTCCAGGCTCGCGACCGTGCCGAGGAAGCCGGCAAGGGCGTCAAGATTGCCTACAGCATTCCCAAGGAAGGCGGGAACCTGTGGTTCGACATGCTGGCGATTCCCGCAGACTCCAAGAATCTGAAAGCGGCCAGTGCGTTCATCAACTACATGCTGGATCCGCAGGTGATCGCCAAGGTCAGTGATCAGGTCGGCTATGCCAACCCGAACACCAAGGCCGACGAGTTCATGGACCCCAAAATTCGCAACAGCCCGGCGGTGTATCCGCCCAAAGACGTGCAGGAACGTCTGTACGTGAATAGCGAGCTGCCACCGAAGGTGCAGCGCCTGATGACCCGCAGCTGGACCAAGGTCAAGTCCGGCAAGTAAAGAACCCGTGCCTGGCCCAAGGGGGCCAGGCCGCATCAATGTTGGGAGTTTTCACCCATGGCAGTTGCCTCCGGCGCCTTAAACAATCCCCTCGAAAGCGGCAGGAAGCCCAAAGAGGTACTGGTCAGGGTCGACAGGGTCACCAAGAAGTTCGATGAGACCGTGGCGGTGGACGACGTGTCCCTGCAGATCAACAAGGGCGAGATCTTCGCCCTGTTGGGCGGCTCCGGTTCGGGCAAATCCACCCTGCTGCGCATGCTGGCCGGCTTCGAGCGGCCCACCGAAGGGCGCATCTACCTCGATGGCGTCGACATCACCGACCTGCCGCCCTACGAGCGGCCGATCAACATGATGTTCCAGTCCTACGCGCTGTTCCCGCACATGAGCGTGGCCGACAACATCGCCTTCGGCCTCAAGCAGGACAAGCTGCCCAAGGCCGAGATCGACGCTCGCGTGGCCGAGATGCTCAAGCTGGTGCACATGACCCAGTACGCCAAGCGCAAGCCGCACCAGCTCTCCGGTGGCCAGCGTCAGCGCGTGGCCCTGGCCCGCTCGCTGGCCAAGAAGCCCAAGCTGCTGCTGCTCGACGAGCCGATGGGCGCACTGGACAAGAAACTGCGCTCGCAGATGCAGCTGGAACTGGTGGAGATCATCGAACGCGTCGGCGTGACCTGCGTGATGGTGACCCACGACCAGGAAGAGGCCATGACCATGGCCGCGCGCATCGCCATCATGCACCAGGGCTGGATCGCCCAGATCGGCACCCCGGTGGATGTCTACGAGACCCCGACCAGCCGCCTGGTGTGCGAGTTCATCGGCAGCGTCAACCTGTTCGACGGCGAGGTGGTCGAGGACATGGAAGGCTACGCCCTGATCCGCGCCCCGGAGCTGGAGCGGCCGATCTACGTCGGCCACGGCGTCAGCACCTCGGTGGAAGACAAGAGCGTGACCTACGCCCTGCGGCCCGAGAAGGTGCTGGTCACTACCCAGCGGCCGACTACCGAATACAACTGGTCGACCGGCAAGGTGCATGACATCGCCTACCTGGGTGGCCATTCGGTGTTCCACATCGAGCTGCCGGGTGGCAAGCGCGTGCAGTCCTTCGTAGCCAATGCCGAGCGCCAGGGCGACCGCCCCACCTGGGGTGACGAAGTCTACGTGTGGTGGGAAGACGACAGCGGCGTGGTACTGCGGTCATGAGCCTGCGCAAGATCAAGCGACTGGTCCCCAACGGGCGGCAGATGGTCATCGGTGCGCCCTTCCTGTGGCTGTTCCTGTTCTTCGCCCTGCCGTTCCTGATCGTGCTGAAGATCAGCTTCGCCGAGGCCGACGTGGCGATCCCGCCTTACACCGAGATCTTCAGCTACGCCGAAGACAAGCTGCAGTTGATCCTCAACCTGGCCAACTACGGCATGCTGGCCGACGACGAGCTGTACCTGGCAGCCTACCTGGGCTCGCTGAAGGTCGCCTTCTTCAGCACCCTGTTGTGCCTGCTGATCGGCTACCCCATGGCCTACGGCATCGCCAATGCGCGCAAGGACGTGCAGACCGTGCTGCTGCTGCTGATCATGATGCCGACCTGGACTGCGATCCTGATCCGCGTGTACGCGTGGATGGGCATCCTCGGCAACAACGGCCTGCTCAACGGCTTCCTGCTCTGGCTGGGAGTGATCGACGAACCCCTGCAGATTCTCAACACCAACCTGGCGGTGTATATCGGCGTGGTCTATTCCTACCTGCCATTCATGATCCTGCCGCTCTACGCCAACCTGGTGAAGCACGACCCGAGCCTGCTCGAGGCCGCCTCCGACCTGGGGTCGAGCACCTTCAACAGCTTCTGGAAGATCACCGTGCCGCTGTCGAAGAACGGCATCATCGCCGGCTGCATGCTGGTGTTCATTCCGGTAGTGGGCGAGTTCGTCATTCCCGAGCTGCTCGGCGGTCCGGAAACCCTGATGATCGGCAAGGTGCTGTGGCAAGAATTCTTCAATAACCGCGACTGGCCGGTGGCTTCGGCACTGGCGGTCATCATGCTGCTGGTGCTGATCGTGCCCATCATTCTGTTCAACCGCAGCCAGGCCAAGGAACTGGAGGGCAAGGCATGAGAGGCTTCAAGTTCTCCAACCTGATGCTGGTGCTGGGGCTGTTGTTCATCTATCTGCCCATGCTGATCCTGGTGATCTACTCGTTCAACGAGTCGCGCCTGGTGACCGTATGGGGCGGCTGGTCGGTGAAATGGTACGTGGGCCTGCTGGACAACACCCAACTGATGGGCTCGGTGATGCGCTCGCTGGAAGTGGCCTTCTACACCGCCATTGCGGCGGTGGCGCTGGGCACCATGGCGGCCTTCGTGCTGACGCGCATCTCGCGCTTTCGCGGCCGCACCGCGTTCGGTGGCCTGGTCACCGCGCCGCTGGTGATGCCCGAAGTGATCACCGGCCTGTCGCTGCTGTTGCTGTTCGTGGCCATGGCGCAGCTGATCGGCTGGCCGCAGGAGCGCGGCCTGGTGACCATCTGGATCGCCCACA
The Pseudomonas sp. DTU_2021_1001937_2_SI_NGA_ILE_001 DNA segment above includes these coding regions:
- a CDS encoding polyamine ABC transporter substrate-binding protein, translating into MSTSTLFKAVLACAGLTLALGAQAESSVRIYNWSDYIGETTLADFQAATGIKPVYDVFDSNETLEGKLLAGRTGYDVVVPSNHFLGKQIKAGAFQKLDKSLLPNYQNLDPVLLKRLEKNDPGNQYAVPYLWGTNGIGYNVDKVKEVLGVDKIDSWSVLFEPENIKKLSSCGVAFLDSADEMIPAVLNYLGLDPNSTNEADYKKAEEKLLQIRPYVTYFHSSKYISDLANGNICVAAGFSGDVFQARDRAEEAGKGVKIAYSIPKEGGNLWFDMLAIPADSKNLKAASAFINYMLDPQVIAKVSDQVGYANPNTKADEFMDPKIRNSPAVYPPKDVQERLYVNSELPPKVQRLMTRSWTKVKSGK
- a CDS encoding ABC transporter permease subunit, whose protein sequence is MSLRKIKRLVPNGRQMVIGAPFLWLFLFFALPFLIVLKISFAEADVAIPPYTEIFSYAEDKLQLILNLANYGMLADDELYLAAYLGSLKVAFFSTLLCLLIGYPMAYGIANARKDVQTVLLLLIMMPTWTAILIRVYAWMGILGNNGLLNGFLLWLGVIDEPLQILNTNLAVYIGVVYSYLPFMILPLYANLVKHDPSLLEAASDLGSSTFNSFWKITVPLSKNGIIAGCMLVFIPVVGEFVIPELLGGPETLMIGKVLWQEFFNNRDWPVASALAVIMLLVLIVPIILFNRSQAKELEGKA
- a CDS encoding glutamine synthetase family protein translates to MSTNLDQLTDWLKEHKITEVECMMSDLTGITRGKISPTNKFIAEKGMRLPESVLLQTVTGDYVEDEIYYELLDPADIDMICRPDPNAVYLVPWAIEPTAQVIHDTYDKQGNPIELSPRNVLKKVLKLYADQGWQPIVAPEMEFYLTKRSDDPDYPLQPPVGRSGRPETGRQSFSIEAANEFDPLFEDVYDWCELQNLDLDTLIHEDGTAQMEINFRHGDALSLADQIVVFKRTMREAALKHNVAATFMAKPMTGEPGSAMHLHQSIIDIQTGKNIFANEDGSMSTLFLQHVGGLQKYIPETLPLFAPNVNSFRRFLPDTSAPVNVEWGEENRTVGLRVPDAGPQNRRVENRLPGADANPYLAIAASLLCGFIGMVEGINPSAPVQGRGYERRNLRLPLTIEDALERLENSKTIEKYLGKKFIVGYVAVKRAEHENFKRVISSWEREFLLFSV
- a CDS encoding polyamine ABC transporter substrate-binding protein is translated as MKKFGKTLLALSMAGMMTATAQADDKVLHVYNWSDYIAPDTVAKFEKESGIKVVYDVFDSNETLEAKLLAGKSGYDIVVPSNNFLAKQIKAGVYQELDKSKLPNWKNLDPDLLKAVGNASDPGNKHAFPYMWGSIGIGYNPEKVKAALGVDKIDSWDVLLKPENIAKLKSCGVSFLDSPTEMIPVALHYLGYPTNTEDKKQLAAAEDLYLKIRPSITYFHSSKYISDLANGNICVAVGYSGDMEQAKARAHDAGDKVKVSYTIPKEGAGSFYDMVAIPKDAENVEAAYKFMNFLLQPEVMAEITNAVRFPNGNQAATPLVDKDISGDPSIYPPADVKAKLYAISDLPAATQRLLTRSWTKIKSGK
- a CDS encoding aspartate aminotransferase family protein, with the translated sequence MSVKNPQTLEWQNLSHQHHLAPFSDYKQLKEKGPRIITRAEGVYLWDSEGQQILDGMAGLWCVAVGYGREELVEAASRQMRELPYYNLFFQTAHPPALELARAIGQLAPAGMNHVFFTGSGSEGNDTMLRMVRHYWAIKGKPNKKTIISRVNGYHGSTVAGASLGGMTYMHEQGDLPIPGVEHIAQPYWFGEGGNMSPDEFGVWAADQLEKKILELGEENVAAFIAEPIQGAGGVIVPPDSYWPRIKEILARYDILFVADEVICGFGRTGEWFGSDYYGLKPDMMTIAKGLTSGYVPMGGLVVRDEIVAVLNEGGDFNHGFTYSGHPVAAAVGLENIRILREEGIVERVKAQTAPYLQKRLRELSDHPLVGEVRGVGMLGAIELVRDKATRERYTGKAAGMICRTFCFENGLIMRAVGDTMIISPPLVISLAQIDELVEKARQCLDLTLAELQH
- the potA gene encoding polyamine ABC transporter ATP-binding protein, with the translated sequence MAVASGALNNPLESGRKPKEVLVRVDRVTKKFDETVAVDDVSLQINKGEIFALLGGSGSGKSTLLRMLAGFERPTEGRIYLDGVDITDLPPYERPINMMFQSYALFPHMSVADNIAFGLKQDKLPKAEIDARVAEMLKLVHMTQYAKRKPHQLSGGQRQRVALARSLAKKPKLLLLDEPMGALDKKLRSQMQLELVEIIERVGVTCVMVTHDQEEAMTMAARIAIMHQGWIAQIGTPVDVYETPTSRLVCEFIGSVNLFDGEVVEDMEGYALIRAPELERPIYVGHGVSTSVEDKSVTYALRPEKVLVTTQRPTTEYNWSTGKVHDIAYLGGHSVFHIELPGGKRVQSFVANAERQGDRPTWGDEVYVWWEDDSGVVLRS